The stretch of DNA CACTACAACTAGCCAAAAGTTTGTTCTGGAAGTTGGAACTGCCCCTTCTCTTTTGCTTAGCTGATAACTGGAAAAACCTCCCAGTTTTTAATAAAGATGGGTAAATTTTGCTGTGTGATTACAGATGTACAAAGCATTTGGAATGTAGTGTTTCTTTTCATGATGGTGAgttgagaattatttttattaatttttaataccCAAGAGCACATCATAGTTTGCTGAAACACACAGGAGTCTCCACTTTCAGTTGAGACTCAGCACAAACCAAATTTATTGGTATTTATAGTGGCACGCAAATTGCACACAGGTTTCAGTTCAGAACTTGCAatttccccagagcagctgaattTCTACCAAAGTCCATGTCATGtactcttctttcttttcccctttaaGTTTGCATAACCAGAGCACCTCCAAGtcttcttcatttttatttctgaaaataagtgCCTTGGAGTTTTCCCTATGCTATTTTGGTGTTAACAACAGTGTCTCTGCTGAGTGAGGGAAATGGAGGTGACCAAGAAGATCCCTTCTGTGCATTATTGTGCTTAGTGCTGCGTGGCACAAAATTGCTGGAAGGGAAATACTTAGCAAGCCTGAGATTAAGGATGTAGATATTCATGTTCCAGAACTGGAtgctatttatttttgcttcGTCTAACAAACAGGTAGACCGTCATTTGAGAAAACTGGACCAGGAACTCGCTAAATTTAAAATGGAACTTGAAGCAGATAATGCTGGAATTACAGAAATATTAGAGAGACGTAAGTGTGCATGATTTTCTTTAAGAACTTGACAGACTTTCTGTCAATTTGCAGAATTAAAGTATCATACACTTATTAGTGGCTGCCAGTATTTTCACCCATGTTTTAAGCCACTTTGAAATTTTAGTTTAACTCACTCTCAAGTTTTAGTTTCAACCTTGATTTATACCAGTGAAATCAAAATACATTTGAGTAAgtagaataattttttcacaCAACTGTTGTCCTTGTGAATTGCTGCAGTTAGATACATAATTCTTTAAACCTGTTTTTAATGGTTGTAGGTATTCAGCCAAGTACTTTAGCCTAAGCATGCCACCTACCCAGTTGCAAGGGTAACATTTGTTCCTTGAAGTGATTGCCACCAAACTAAGGAGGGTTATTATTTTAGTTTCCCATGTACTTGGtggttttctattttaaagGGACAAAAATGGGTTGCTCTATAATGGGCCAGTgaaggaaaagcattttagGTAAGAAACCTGCATTTAAATACAACCATGCTGGTATTTAGAATGTGAATAAAAATGTAAAGTTACAGATTTTTCACCAGCTTGGTGTAGAAGAATCTGTCTTTTCTGTACATATCGGCATTTAGACATTGAATTCAATTGTGATAAATTTCTGAGTTGAGAGTTGATGTAACTACTGTGATTATGGAGGCAGTGGCCATCCTCATAGCCAAAGATAGTGACAGTGTACTTGGGGGTATTAGGAATAAGCATTCTTTCTTGGAACTTTTTGTGGCTGAGTTGTATAAGCTGGGAGTTTGGGGCTATTTTATTTGTAACTGCTGTTACAAAGAGCAGGCACAAGAGAAGAAAACTCTAAATTAAATGCTATTAATTAACTATCAGTTACTGAAAAGGACTAGTTTAGTTTAAATCCCAGTTGGTTTTAGGATGAGGTGCTACCTTTTGTTGAACCATATGTTCAGAGAGGTTGCTAGATAGGATCTCAAGAACTCAAAATAGAGAAATGCTAGACTGCATGTTGCATCTTTaaggtttgtttggtttgagggttttgtttctgtgtttgtttttaaataaagctaAAAGTAGGAGACTTCACATTTTTAGCTTTCAGAGTAAGTAAATACATAAGGTTGAAGTCCCACCAGAGGGCAACCTTTGGGCAAGTTCACAATGTGATTGAAGTTCTCTCTGCCAAAATAGCTCCTTATGCTTTGATCCTTTTCTAGAATAACTATATTTAAACTTCTGTAATATTTATGTATTACTCAtgtatttcagtgctttttgaAAGCACTGGAAGAAGTAAAGAAATGCTGAGGATACGGATTTTGAAAAATGAATATGTATTGCTTTCTTGTTTTGTCTTCTATGTAAATGTAAGTTGGTAGGTATTGCAACTACTTCAAAATTTCTTTGATGGAGATTGGTGAACAAAATACTGTATATTGTTCCAGATTACAGCCAAAGTCTCTCCTATGCTGTGATTATTTAGCCTCATCTTACAAGAAATGTTATTCTTAGACATATACTTGGATTTATGCCTGTctgactttttccttttttttggggggggggaggatGGGGGTgaggtttgttgttgttgttttgttggttttgtggggtttttttttgttttgtttttatttgtattgTTGAGCTGTGTATTTTGGATGTTAAGAAAATCTGGATGATGATCTGCAGCCCTTTCTTTTGAATGTTAAATCATCTTGAAAGATGAAACTGCTGTTTTCATGAGTTTTGACTGACTGTGACAAGGTAGACTCAGTGGAACAAGATGCCTTGTTTATACAGTTTACATTGTTTAGTCTTCAGTTCATACTGGTGTAGATTGTCAATACTTTTGCTGCAGCCAATCTGCAACTCATTTGATTAAGTGGCTTGGTGAGGGCAATGTTCTTGGTTCTTCTTATTTACCTTGATTTTAAGTTCTTGATTTCAACAGTTGGACAGTAGCAGTCACCAATTTTTATTTGAGAACTCATCTCACTGGTTTGTGGTTGTACTGTAGAAAGGGTTTCAACTCCAGCAAAAATTCTTCTGATTAAAATAACTGCATTGTGATTTGGTTACTATTTTAAAGATCCCTTTAGTATGTAAAAGTTAAAACGGTGCCAACTCTCAATTTTTGTGTCCTTCTTACCTCCCTCTTAGGGTCTCTGGAGCTGGAtacaccagcacagcctgtgaATAACCATCACTCCCATTCTCACACTCCAGTAGAGAGTAAGTATTTGAAACTTATAAAGATGGCCATTTTTTatgttccctttgtttttttttcttgagaagtATGAGGAAAAAGATGGTTcagaacttttttccccctccatcatttcaaggagaaaacaaagcaaaataaacactAATCATGTCTGTTAAGAAGTGCAAGAATGAAATAGGTTTTGCTGGTGGGAATTAGTTGAAAGTGCTAGCATAATTTGACTTTCAAGCTGAATAGATTTTACATTTctcttaatttatttcatttagaaaGGAAACACAATCCATCTCACCACAGTACAACAGATCATGTTCCTGAAAAGAAGTTTAAATCTGAAGCTCTTCTATCTACCCTGACATCAGATGCTTCTAAAGAAAACACACCAGGTAATCATAATTGTCTTtcatttcattgctttttaGTCAGAAGAAGAGAAACTTAATTATATTTGTGAGTTAGTCttctgaaatcacagaatcatggaataggtagggttgaaagggaccccagtgggtcatctggtgcagcctccctgctcaagcagggcctcccagagcacatggcacagggttGTGTCCAGACAGTtgttgaatatctccagtgagggagactccacagccacTCAAGACATCCTGGACATCCTGTTCCTATGCAACCTGTCCTGTGTGTGGCCACCTGCACAGTACAGAAGTTCTTCCTTATATTCAGATGGAGCTTCCTGTGTATCAGGCCCTGCctgttgcctcttgtcctacTGCTTGGCACCACCAAGCAGAGCCTGTCTCCATCCCCTTGACCCCCTCCCTTCAGATGCTCCTAGACAGTAATGGGGTCCCTTCTCAGTAGTCTCTTCTCGAGGCTgaacaggctcagctccctcagcctttcctcataaggGAGGTGCTCCAGTACCTTAATCATCTTTTTTTCACTCCACTGGACCCACTCCAGGAACTCCATGTCTTTTGTACTGAGGAGCCTAGAacaggacacagcactccagatgcaGCTTTGCTAGGGCTGAGTGGAGGgtcaggatcacctccctcaactTGCTGGCCATGCTTTTCCTAATGCTCCCCAGGACACTGTTGGCCTTCTTAGCCCCCAGGGaacactgctggctcagggacagTTTGTTGTTCACCAGGACCCTGAGGTCCTTTTCCACCAGGTGGCTTTTCAGCAGGTCAGcccacagcctgtgctgttGCATTGGGTTATTCCTCTCCAGGTGCACTGCACTTTCCTTTGTGGAATTTCTAGACCCTGTGCCATCAGTAATGACCTTCTGAGGTCTGCCATTCAGCCAGTCCTCAATCAGAGACTGATAACCCCTTTCCCTGGGATTTTCAGTCACttgaaacatgaaaaattgCAGGCATTCTTACTCATCTGTGTTGTCCATGAAGTGTGTCTGCTTTGTTGTCATTTAACAGCTGTATGATGGCTGTTTTTATTTACACTTTGAGGAAGATAAAAGTAGAGTTTCATTCAACTAGCAGTAGAAATATAAGAGATCAATGCATTATTTTCGGGAAGAAAATGCATATAACAGTTTCCAAAGTAAGGGAAAAGAATTTTCACACCTATGTTGTCTATGTCAAAAGAAAAGTCCTTTTGTACACAGTGactaaaaaaacctaaacctttctgccttttctcaATATTAAGGTGTTTCATGGTTTCttatctgaaaataaaagacTAAGGAGTTAAGTCAACTACCTCAGTCATGTTTTAAGTCAGTTTTAAGTCATTTCAGTCATGTctattttagttttcttttgaagaaactTCACTTGAGGCTGCAAATAAAATGTAGCTATATTTAGAGCAGCTGTAATTCTGCAGATGAGCCCGGAAATTGTGTTGCATTAAAAGTGATCTGTAGTTTTTAGAATTAAGACTGTTGAAAGTTTTACTTCAGAAGCAGTACAGGTGTGTAATCATTCTTACCCTCTTCTTTATGATTATAGTAGTGAGAATTGTTTCAGTATAGGCCTATGTATAGCAGCTGCATCTGTTCTTCGATAGCTGAGTATCATAGTGAGAGCTGTCTTTCTAAAAGGACTCCTTGCACATGAGGATAGATAGGGaacaaacttctttttttttcccccataaacaAATACTTGCTGTGCCTAATtacttttaaaaccttttttccgAATGATTAGACTGCTCTGATGCGTAAACGGAGTTCCTACTCTTTCACTAGTTTTCATATAACTCTTCTTGAAATGCAAAGGAATTTAGtttcattttgaatttcatAAATGTGTTCTATTCATCAAGGGTGTCGAAACAGTAATTCATCATCCTCTTCAAACAATGCATACAATACAAACTCTTCTCAACCATTGGCATCATATAACCTGGGCTCATTATCTTCAGGATCCGGGGCCGGTGCTATTACCATGGCAGCAGCTCAAGCAGTGCAAGCCACAGCACAGGTAATGTCAAACTATTCTTGTCATTCTGCCATCCACTTATGATTAAGAAGAAAGGCTGgtgactgctttttttttttttgccttttttttttttgaaatctgAATTCCCATGATCACTTTCAGCTGATGTGATTCAATTCTCATATTAGAATTTTATGAATATGCGACAGTTTCATCCTGTATAGCTTGCCTAAAGGGACAACTTGTTTTCTGACTTTTCCTGGAAGATGTTGTCACACATTTAACTGCTTTCTGTACATAATTTCATTAACAAGGTAATGAGTGAACCTGTACGTATTATTAGCAGTTAGCAGCCTTATGTAGGAGCTTTACTGTGTTATCTGTTACAATATCGGCATTCCTTTTAGATGAAGGAGGGAAGACGAACATCCAGTCTAAAAGCCAGCTATGAAGCATTTAAGAACAATGATTTTCAGCTTGGAAGAGAATTTTCATTGTCCAGAGATTCAGCTGGATATTCATCATCAGCTCTGGCATCTACATTAACTCAGACGTTAAGTTCATCAACCACAGATTCACGAAGTGGCAGGAAAAGCAAGTAGGTTTCCTTACTTGTTGACTGCAGTTATAACTTTGAAGACAGATGAGCTTTCTTTTAAAAGGTCATGGGCCGTAATAGAAATACATCGTATTTAATATCTGTGAGGGGGAATCAGCAGAAGGTAGTTACTATCTCTTGGCCGTTttttgtgcagggctgtgttcttTAGTCCTTCCGCTTCTTTTTCATTAGGCAAACTCACTCTcttgatttgcttttttatcTAAGATACAATCAAGTTTCTTCCCTCACTTTTCGGTGTTTTGGAGAGATTTGCTCTAACAGCAGTTGTTGGGAATTACTGTGCAGTGGTTTGTAGATGGTTTTGAAATAATCTGGAGATGTTTGATGCTAGTTTCAAGTAAACATGACACTTTCTAATGACTGACCATCTAGAGCAGGGAATGAATTTCATTTCTGATTgaagttttaaaacatttttaacaaCACAATGTCTCAACACATTCAACAATCAGAACTTGTACTTGAAAGAATTTGTCTCAAAATGCCCATCCTTTTAAATTGTCttgagtttttttcttcattccaaTTTGTGTGTGTTCACAACTCAGTTAATAATGCTGTTTGAGAAGCATTTTTCATCTACGAATATCTTGGGTGTCTGGTCTGACCTATAAGCAAAAGCAGAGAATTTTATTCTGGCACCATTCCTGTGGAGTGATTGCTGATGCTTGAGTGGAGATTAACAGAGAATCAGTCATTTTCAAAACAGTTATCTATTGTACATGATATATGACATTATTTATATGTAAATTCCTGTTTTATTGGTAACAATTTTTATAAGGACTTGACACCAAAGCTATTGATGGAAAACTTTGTGAAGAAAAGCATTTGTTAAAGCCACTTGACAGTTTGAAGCTGTTAAATTCCATTGATTAGAACAGCACGTCCTGCACTTGTAAGCTGGTATGacttgtttccttttcctgagcATACAGTGGGTGCATTCCAGTGCTTGCAGTGGTTGAATGAAATGTGATGGTGAATGATAGCTTTGGGATTTACATACTGCAGTAGTTCAGAGTCAACAAAGTACTTTTTTAGTGATTCTTTCACTTGGCAGTAAATAAATCAtctattcccttttttcctttttttttccttcagaaacaacaacaaatccTCAAGTCAGCAGTCCTCATCGTCATCATCTTCTTCCTCTCTATCATCATGTTCTTCTTCATCTGCACTGGCACAAGAACTGTCTCAGCAAACAGCAGTAATACCAGAGTCTGATTCTAATAGCCAGGTTGATTGGACCTATGATCCAAATGAGCCACGTTATTGTATTTGTAATCAGGTAAGGATGGCCTCCAAATTGAAATACAGCTACAGCTGCTCTTTTGATGTAGCTGAACTGCCTCCTCTGAATGCTAATTTggaaaaaactgtatttttactCTTGAACTTCTGATCTGTTTTTATATACTTACTGATGATGTGAATAATGAACTGTTGAAGCTAAAAGTAGTCCGGTTTTTTAAGTGATGTGATATCCTTGAGAGTTTTAAATCTTGTAATAGAGACTTCAggaataattaaatttaaaaaaaattgagggTTCGCAGTGAATTTAGTTTTTTATCCAATCTGAAATATGCAGATGTATCTTCTTTTGAATAAACAATTTTGGAAGATCAATTCACTGTGAACATGATGGTGTTTCGGTTGtgtaaaaaaagtaaaatgaaaatgttgttACTGCTATTAATGGAAAAACTCCtcaaaggaagaaattttaatGTTGGCCCTTTCAAAATGTAATTgctaagggtttttttttcttattttactaGGTGTCCTATGGTGAAATGGTAGGCTGTGATAACCAAGATGTAAGTAACAAAGTTCAAAATGTTCATGAGAAGCTTATGCATATAATTAATGGATGTAGGagttgctatttttttaaagtttgtttttGAGTTGAGTTTTTTAGAGTAAAGTGCATATGATTTGAACCATCCTTCAGGAAAGTTTTCATGTCTCCACACAGCTTAGATTCTTTTAGAAACCTGCAGCCTTTGCTAGGTTCAAAAATGCCCTGCTTCAAAATACCCTttatttctgggaattttcagTTATTTCACTGCTAATAAGGGTTGtccttttcaaataaaaaagttttcaaaGAACAGTTGAATATAATAATGTATTTACTGAGATAACTACATTTAAACCGAAGTGAGTGATAAGATTTCTTTGTCAAACTAAGTATTTCAAAGCACAACATACTTATTTTGCTCTGTAGCATGATTCCATGTATGACTCCTAGAATTTTTATCGTTTTTCTTAGTGTACTGAGTGTATGTTGCAGATCTTCCTCTCTCGTTTGTCCTGTGACTGGTGTGAGATGCAGAATCTATGCATCTCGTTTTGTCCTGTGACTGGTGTGAGATGCAGAATCTATGCTTTCCACTCGTGTTTCATTTTCATAGAATTGTGTTTGTGATAcgcattttgaaaaaaaccccaagtcaCAAACCCTCTCTTTTAACTCTTTTTATAGTGCCCTATTGAGTGGTTCCACTACGGATGTGTTGGACTGACAGAAGCACCAAAAGGGAAATGGTACTGTCCACAGTGTACAGCTGCAATGAAGAGAAGAGGCAGTAGACATAAATAAGTTTgttcatctggaaaaaaatggcataataataaaaaatggttttataaAGGActtgggaggggaggggcaaCTCTCACCACACTTCCTTGCAACCACTGAAGAGTAACATAGCAATCATAGAATGGTATGGTTGGAAAGGACCGTAAAGATCTTCTAGTTCCAGCCCCCAGTCATAAGATCTTGAACTATTGGTTTTGCTAAGTCGTGTTTTAATATTGTAGGTAAATTATTTATGCACCTTGATGTGCTACAGATACTATTCCAGTGAGCCTTGGATTGTTCCAGTGGCCAGCATATGCAGATATTTGTACTATCAAACCATTTTCTCTAAGCAGTGGGCATTCTACAAGTACTCAATCTTCCAAAAATTCCGATAAGTCAAGATTTTAAATGTATGTTTTATATACAACAGATATATTCTGCTGCATGTACTGTACGCAAGAGCTGTTACGTAACACTATGTATATTAATAGTGCAAAAAGTCAGtgcttctgaaaggaaaaagagacagtggtttttaaaatgcctttatAGCTTTGGTTCTTTATGAAACTTAATTCAGCAGGCTGAAGAAAATGGTTCTTGTATACAGCGGGCTGTTGTCCTTTAGGGTACTTGAGTATGTAAAGACAAAAAATGCTGTAGAATACAACAAACTTGTGCCATTAGTCTTTATATGTTTCTGCTCCAGAGAAGGCGGGGGccataagaagaaaaaaaggtgttaAAGTGACAATAAATTTTTA from Haemorhous mexicanus isolate bHaeMex1 chromosome 5, bHaeMex1.pri, whole genome shotgun sequence encodes:
- the ING3 gene encoding inhibitor of growth protein 3 isoform X1 codes for the protein MLFSLSRGAGVVGGGAILEGTSARSRAAPGRGPGRRHAVPGGLSGDDRAASHGSARQVHRDARDGPADAMDQLEQRVNEFFMNAKKNKPEWREEQMTSIKKDYYKALEDADEKVQLANQIYDLVDRHLRKLDQELAKFKMELEADNAGITEILERRSLELDTPAQPVNNHHSHSHTPVEKRKHNPSHHSTTDHVPEKKFKSEALLSTLTSDASKENTPGCRNSNSSSSSNNAYNTNSSQPLASYNLGSLSSGSGAGAITMAAAQAVQATAQMKEGRRTSSLKASYEAFKNNDFQLGREFSLSRDSAGYSSSALASTLTQTLSSSTTDSRSGRKSKNNNKSSSQQSSSSSSSSSLSSCSSSSALAQELSQQTAVIPESDSNSQVDWTYDPNEPRYCICNQVSYGEMVGCDNQDCPIEWFHYGCVGLTEAPKGKWYCPQCTAAMKRRGSRHK
- the ING3 gene encoding inhibitor of growth protein 3 isoform X2, producing the protein MLFSLSRGAGVVGGGAILEGTSARSRAAPGRGPGRRHAVPGGLSGDDRAASHGSARQVHRDARDGPADAMDQLEQRVNEFFMNAKKNKPEWREEQMTSIKKDYYKALEDADEKVQLANQIYDLVDRHLRKLDQELAKFKMELEADNAGITEILERRSLELDTPAQPVNNHHSHSHTPVEKRKHNPSHHSTTDHVPEKKFKSEALLSTLTSDASKENTPGSGAGAITMAAAQAVQATAQMKEGRRTSSLKASYEAFKNNDFQLGREFSLSRDSAGYSSSALASTLTQTLSSSTTDSRSGRKSKNNNKSSSQQSSSSSSSSSLSSCSSSSALAQELSQQTAVIPESDSNSQVDWTYDPNEPRYCICNQVSYGEMVGCDNQDCPIEWFHYGCVGLTEAPKGKWYCPQCTAAMKRRGSRHK
- the ING3 gene encoding inhibitor of growth protein 3 isoform X3, whose protein sequence is MLYLEDYLEMIEQLPMDLRDRFTEMREMDLQVQNAMDQLEQRVNEFFMNAKKNKPEWREEQMTSIKKDYYKALEDADEKVQLANQIYDLVDRHLRKLDQELAKFKMELEADNAGITEILERRSLELDTPAQPVNNHHSHSHTPVEKRKHNPSHHSTTDHVPEKKFKSEALLSTLTSDASKENTPGCRNSNSSSSSNNAYNTNSSQPLASYNLGSLSSGSGAGAITMAAAQAVQATAQMKEGRRTSSLKASYEAFKNNDFQLGREFSLSRDSAGYSSSALASTLTQTLSSSTTDSRSGRKSKNNNKSSSQQSSSSSSSSSLSSCSSSSALAQELSQQTAVIPESDSNSQVDWTYDPNEPRYCICNQVSYGEMVGCDNQDCPIEWFHYGCVGLTEAPKGKWYCPQCTAAMKRRGSRHK
- the ING3 gene encoding inhibitor of growth protein 3 isoform X4, whose translation is MDQLEQRVNEFFMNAKKNKPEWREEQMTSIKKDYYKALEDADEKVQLANQIYDLVDRHLRKLDQELAKFKMELEADNAGITEILERRSLELDTPAQPVNNHHSHSHTPVEKRKHNPSHHSTTDHVPEKKFKSEALLSTLTSDASKENTPGCRNSNSSSSSNNAYNTNSSQPLASYNLGSLSSGSGAGAITMAAAQAVQATAQMKEGRRTSSLKASYEAFKNNDFQLGREFSLSRDSAGYSSSALASTLTQTLSSSTTDSRSGRKSKNNNKSSSQQSSSSSSSSSLSSCSSSSALAQELSQQTAVIPESDSNSQVDWTYDPNEPRYCICNQVSYGEMVGCDNQDCPIEWFHYGCVGLTEAPKGKWYCPQCTAAMKRRGSRHK